A genomic region of Catalinimonas niigatensis contains the following coding sequences:
- a CDS encoding competence/damage-inducible protein A has product MNNVYAEVITIGDEILYGQTLDTNTHWMGQKLNELGIKIIRKVSIGDDKEEIVSALDEASRRADIILMTGGLGPTKDDITKFTLAAYFGMPLRRNEEALAHITELFASRGRTITPTNEKQADLPLGCTIITNRMGTAPAMWFEREGKVFVSMPGVPYEMKTIMEEEVLPRLKENFSLPVIYHQMIQTVGIGESWLSDKIEAWETSLPSHIRLAYLPSFGNVKLRLTALGDDLELLKAQVMEEVDKVMPLIEEYVFALGDISLEETIGNMLMEKGKTIALAESCSGGYVAHSLTSTAGSSAYFQGALVPYHNKLKEEVLDVKKETLINNGAVSEATVTEMAQNIRKLLQADFGLASSGIAGPGGGTLEKPVGTIWIAVADAHETITQKLTLSKDRMLNIKLTKVALLNLLRKRLKQLA; this is encoded by the coding sequence ATGAATAATGTTTATGCAGAAGTAATAACGATAGGAGATGAGATCCTGTATGGCCAGACTTTGGATACCAATACCCATTGGATGGGACAGAAACTCAATGAATTAGGAATTAAAATCATTCGTAAGGTATCTATAGGAGATGATAAAGAAGAAATTGTAAGCGCTTTGGACGAAGCTTCCCGCCGCGCTGACATTATACTGATGACAGGAGGTCTGGGTCCTACCAAAGATGATATTACTAAATTTACACTTGCAGCCTATTTTGGAATGCCTTTGAGAAGAAATGAAGAGGCACTGGCACACATCACAGAATTATTTGCCAGCCGTGGGCGGACGATCACGCCTACCAATGAAAAACAAGCTGATTTACCACTGGGTTGTACTATCATTACTAACCGGATGGGCACTGCACCTGCCATGTGGTTTGAGCGGGAAGGAAAAGTTTTTGTCTCCATGCCGGGTGTGCCCTATGAGATGAAAACCATCATGGAAGAAGAAGTGCTTCCCAGGCTCAAAGAAAACTTTAGCCTTCCTGTCATTTATCATCAGATGATACAAACTGTGGGTATTGGAGAATCCTGGTTGTCAGATAAGATTGAAGCATGGGAAACCAGCTTGCCATCCCATATTCGTCTGGCCTACCTGCCCAGTTTTGGCAACGTAAAACTTCGCCTTACTGCTTTAGGAGATGATCTGGAGCTTTTGAAAGCACAGGTGATGGAAGAAGTAGATAAGGTAATGCCGCTGATAGAAGAATATGTATTTGCCTTGGGAGATATTAGTCTGGAGGAAACCATTGGCAATATGCTTATGGAAAAAGGTAAAACCATCGCTTTGGCAGAAAGCTGTAGTGGCGGATATGTAGCTCATAGCCTGACCAGCACTGCTGGCAGTTCTGCTTATTTTCAGGGAGCATTAGTTCCTTATCATAACAAGTTAAAAGAAGAGGTGCTGGACGTGAAAAAAGAAACGCTTATAAACAATGGTGCAGTGAGCGAAGCTACTGTTACAGAAATGGCGCAGAATATCCGCAAACTATTGCAGGCTGATTTTGGACTTGCCAGCAGTGGCATTGCCGGACCTGGCGGAGGTACATTGGAAAAACCGGTGGGCACCATATGGATTGCTGTAGCGGATGCGCATGAGACGATAACCCAGAAGTTAACACTTTCAAAAGACAGAATGCTGAATATCAAACTGACCAAAGTCGCCTTACTCAATTTGTTGAGGAAACGACTAAAACAGCTAGCATAA
- a CDS encoding NupC/NupG family nucleoside CNT transporter, with protein sequence MDYLRGIIGIALFVAIAFLLSKNKHAINWRLVIAGVVLQFLAGFLILRVAFVARIFDKVSEGFVKFLSFSQDGAEFLFGGLVDETSFGFIFAFQVLPTIIFFSTVSSGLYYLGILQKIVYSIAWVMAKTMNLSGPESLSAAGNIFLGQTEAPLLVKPYIANMTYSELMCLMTGGMATIAGGVLAGYVAFLGGDDPAERTRFAAYLLSASIMNAPAAIVISKILIPETKTDHVNTELKVSDEDLGVNLIDALSRGAGDGLRLAANVGGMLLAFIAVIAALNFLLEDVFGDLTNLNAFVLSSTGGVFDGFSLEYILGQVFRVFAFIMGVDWIETLQVGSLLGQKTVINEFVAYLSMSEMKNENLIGGKALVVATYALCGFSNFSSIAIQIGGIGSIAPSQQTNLSKLGLWALLGATIACMMTGTIAGMLVNY encoded by the coding sequence ATGGACTATCTACGTGGAATCATAGGTATAGCTCTCTTTGTGGCTATTGCTTTTCTTTTGTCTAAAAACAAACATGCGATCAATTGGCGCCTGGTGATTGCCGGTGTAGTCTTACAATTCCTGGCAGGCTTCCTGATTCTCAGGGTAGCTTTTGTAGCCAGAATATTCGATAAAGTAAGTGAAGGCTTTGTGAAGTTTCTGAGTTTTTCTCAGGATGGCGCAGAATTTCTCTTTGGTGGACTGGTAGATGAAACTTCTTTTGGATTTATTTTTGCCTTTCAGGTTTTACCCACCATTATCTTTTTTTCAACCGTATCTTCAGGCTTATACTATCTCGGAATCCTTCAGAAAATCGTATACAGCATCGCCTGGGTGATGGCAAAGACCATGAACCTGTCCGGACCGGAAAGCCTTTCGGCTGCGGGGAATATCTTTTTAGGGCAAACGGAAGCCCCACTCCTGGTCAAGCCCTACATTGCCAATATGACTTACTCAGAACTGATGTGTCTGATGACGGGTGGTATGGCCACCATTGCCGGAGGTGTACTGGCAGGCTATGTGGCATTTCTGGGGGGTGATGATCCGGCAGAACGCACCCGCTTTGCCGCTTACCTGCTCAGCGCATCTATCATGAATGCCCCAGCTGCTATCGTCATCTCCAAGATATTGATACCGGAAACCAAAACAGACCATGTCAATACTGAACTTAAGGTAAGTGATGAAGATCTGGGCGTAAACCTGATTGATGCACTTTCCCGTGGAGCGGGTGATGGTCTTCGTCTGGCTGCCAATGTAGGAGGCATGCTATTGGCTTTTATTGCTGTCATTGCGGCACTCAATTTTCTTCTTGAAGATGTTTTTGGCGATCTTACCAACCTTAATGCTTTTGTGCTGAGTTCTACCGGAGGAGTATTTGATGGCTTTTCGCTGGAATATATCCTGGGACAAGTCTTCAGAGTTTTTGCTTTTATCATGGGGGTAGACTGGATAGAAACACTGCAAGTAGGAAGCCTGCTGGGGCAAAAAACAGTAATCAATGAATTCGTAGCCTATCTGAGTATGTCCGAGATGAAAAACGAAAATCTGATCGGAGGCAAAGCCCTTGTAGTGGCAACCTACGCGCTTTGTGGCTTTTCCAACTTCAGCTCTATAGCTATACAGATTGGGGGCATCGGAAGTATCGCACCTAGCCAACAGACTAACCTCTCTAAATTGGGATTATGGGCGCTGCTGGGTGCTACCATCGCCTGTATGATGACTGGCACTATTGCCGGAATGCTGGTCAATTACTAA
- a CDS encoding DUF4197 domain-containing protein — MKQIKITNKPTRIRQTLFALMLVPFLTFSSCDVLTGILNDYGTGSGGLTNAEITQGLKEALKEGARFASNKASQQNGFLDNPIVDIRILLPPELRKAEKNIRRVPIIGDNLVDDLIEAMNRGAEAAAKEAAPIFVNAITSMTVTDAVNILKGQDNAATQYLRRTTSQQLTGAFEPEIKKALNNVGATKIYNNLKNGIDKYNRTPLVNKLDVDINDLPEIEEYATEKALDGLFSLVAVEEKKIRDNPLDYSQQIIRKVFSSVQNNQSSSSNRY, encoded by the coding sequence ATGAAGCAAATTAAAATTACAAATAAACCCACACGCATTCGGCAAACTTTATTTGCACTGATGCTCGTTCCTTTTTTGACCTTTTCCAGTTGTGATGTGCTTACTGGTATACTCAACGATTACGGCACGGGCTCTGGAGGACTAACCAATGCAGAAATTACGCAAGGCTTGAAAGAAGCACTGAAAGAAGGTGCCCGTTTTGCCAGTAACAAAGCATCACAACAAAATGGTTTTCTGGACAATCCAATTGTAGATATCAGGATATTATTACCGCCAGAATTACGTAAAGCTGAAAAAAACATCAGGAGAGTACCTATCATAGGCGATAATCTGGTAGATGACCTGATAGAGGCGATGAACCGGGGTGCTGAAGCAGCGGCAAAAGAAGCGGCGCCTATCTTTGTCAATGCCATTACTTCCATGACGGTCACTGATGCCGTCAACATTTTGAAAGGACAGGATAACGCCGCCACTCAGTATCTGAGAAGAACTACTTCTCAGCAGCTAACAGGTGCCTTTGAGCCGGAGATAAAAAAAGCGCTGAATAATGTAGGAGCTACCAAAATCTATAATAACCTGAAAAATGGTATTGACAAATATAATCGCACCCCTTTAGTGAATAAGTTGGATGTTGATATAAATGATTTACCTGAGATAGAAGAGTATGCTACTGAAAAAGCGCTGGACGGACTCTTTAGCCTGGTGGCTGTTGAGGAAAAGAAGATTCGCGATAATCCTTTGGATTATAGCCAGCAAATCATTCGAAAGGTTTTTAGCAGTGTACAAAACAATCAATCTTCTTCTTCAAACAGATATTGA
- a CDS encoding electron transfer flavoprotein subunit beta/FixA family protein — protein sequence MKILVCITHVPDTTSKIAFTDNNTKFDPSGVQFIIGPYDDYALARAVELKEQQGGSVTLLNVGTASTEPTIRKGLAIGADDAIRINAEPLDALFVAKQIAAIVKEGAYDLVLMGRESIDYNGGQVHGMVGELVGMPSISPVMQLDIEGDTAKLAREIEGGKEYLEVKLPLIAGCQEPIAEWKIPNMRGIMSARQKPLQVKEPIGEASTSSLRYELPPPKGQVKMIDPEHVEELVKALKNDIKVL from the coding sequence ATGAAAATACTAGTTTGCATAACACACGTTCCTGACACCACTTCAAAAATAGCTTTTACAGACAACAATACGAAGTTTGATCCAAGTGGAGTCCAATTTATTATCGGTCCCTATGATGATTATGCGCTTGCCCGTGCTGTAGAGCTTAAAGAGCAACAAGGTGGTAGCGTCACGTTATTAAACGTAGGCACAGCCAGTACTGAACCTACAATTCGTAAAGGTCTGGCTATTGGGGCCGATGATGCCATACGGATCAATGCTGAGCCTCTAGATGCTTTATTTGTTGCCAAGCAAATTGCTGCTATTGTCAAAGAGGGCGCATATGATTTGGTTTTGATGGGTAGAGAATCTATTGATTATAATGGAGGACAGGTGCATGGTATGGTAGGAGAACTGGTAGGTATGCCTTCCATTTCACCAGTCATGCAATTGGATATAGAGGGTGATACTGCCAAACTCGCCCGTGAGATTGAAGGAGGTAAGGAGTATCTGGAAGTCAAACTTCCCCTGATTGCTGGCTGCCAGGAACCTATTGCCGAATGGAAAATCCCCAATATGCGAGGTATCATGAGCGCCCGCCAAAAGCCCCTGCAAGTGAAAGAGCCCATCGGTGAAGCTTCTACCAGCTCACTTCGTTATGAATTACCTCCTCCCAAAGGGCAGGTCAAAATGATTGATCCTGAGCATGTGGAAGAGCTGGTCAAAGCTTTGAAAAATGATATCAAAGTGCTCTGA
- a CDS encoding PIG-L deacetylase family protein produces the protein MQHSLENITICPSSEVYKWATTLVVATHPDDEVMGCGGAIALLREMGYRVHVLFMCDGSLSYNEEHYLPSRYQIDLRRYEAETAMSILGVSHESITFLDVKDSMLPCRDQDGFEEVVRLCRNKIADFIPDTVLVPWRYDEHKDHKAVWQIMQQALLQEPYGYNLIEYTLKPWIREEQLKHLAFSDLSPWRLDNKPVLEHKIEAVSKYHSHLIDFLQDEAQKDVMISSEVLSYITHPWEIYLQATDYPKEFPQ, from the coding sequence ATGCAGCATTCACTTGAGAATATTACAATTTGCCCTAGCTCGGAGGTGTACAAATGGGCTACTACACTGGTTGTTGCTACGCATCCTGATGATGAAGTTATGGGATGTGGCGGTGCTATAGCATTGCTTAGAGAAATGGGCTACAGAGTTCATGTATTGTTTATGTGTGACGGTTCTCTCTCCTATAATGAGGAACATTATTTACCTTCCAGGTACCAGATAGATTTGCGCAGATATGAAGCTGAAACGGCTATGTCTATCCTTGGAGTAAGCCATGAATCAATTACTTTTTTGGATGTGAAAGATTCTATGCTCCCTTGCAGGGATCAGGATGGTTTTGAAGAAGTGGTGCGACTGTGCCGCAACAAAATTGCTGACTTTATACCTGATACCGTGCTGGTTCCCTGGAGATATGACGAACATAAAGACCATAAGGCAGTATGGCAGATTATGCAGCAGGCTTTATTACAAGAGCCTTATGGATACAACCTTATTGAATATACACTCAAACCCTGGATTAGAGAAGAGCAACTCAAGCACTTAGCATTCTCTGATTTAAGCCCATGGAGGCTGGACAACAAACCTGTATTAGAACACAAAATAGAGGCAGTTTCAAAGTATCATTCCCATCTTATAGATTTCTTACAGGATGAAGCACAAAAGGATGTTATGATTAGTTCAGAAGTACTTTCTTATATTACGCATCCCTGGGAAATTTATCTTCAGGCTACTGACTACCCCAAAGAATTTCCCCAGTGA
- a CDS encoding cupin domain-containing protein, protein MSEFIQEAKEIIAKKLQDDGRFPNNKKLPLLLYKQAIQLKEGDAAKVEQVFEKNLWGNSWRNGIYNYHHYHSTTHEVLGVYQGEAEVQLGGPEGISVKVQCGDVIIIPAGVAHKNLRASSDFACVGAYPPGQSFDMNYGKEEERTQADENIAQVPLPETDPVYGKNGTLIKQWL, encoded by the coding sequence ATGAGCGAATTTATTCAAGAGGCAAAAGAGATCATTGCAAAAAAATTGCAGGATGATGGTCGTTTTCCAAATAATAAAAAACTTCCATTGCTGCTTTATAAGCAGGCTATTCAGCTCAAAGAGGGAGATGCTGCTAAGGTTGAGCAGGTATTTGAGAAAAACCTATGGGGTAATTCCTGGAGAAACGGAATTTACAACTACCACCATTACCACAGTACAACCCATGAAGTGTTGGGTGTTTATCAGGGAGAAGCAGAAGTGCAACTCGGTGGCCCTGAAGGCATTAGTGTTAAAGTGCAATGTGGCGACGTGATTATCATTCCCGCCGGAGTAGCGCATAAAAACCTGAGAGCCTCCTCTGATTTTGCCTGTGTAGGCGCTTATCCACCCGGCCAGTCTTTTGACATGAATTATGGCAAAGAAGAAGAAAGAACGCAAGCTGATGAAAATATTGCTCAAGTACCGCTGCCCGAAACTGATCCGGTATATGGAAAGAACGGAACTTTGATAAAGCAATGGCTATAA
- a CDS encoding electron transfer flavoprotein subunit alpha/FixB family protein — translation MSILVFVESADGEIKNTSKEAVSYAAALAEKSGENEVIALSIGTTVSENSLSALGKYGAAKVLHVPLEELNQGIIQAYASVINQAIEKTGAKYLILAKSSLGDPVAARVAIKANAELAPNVVELPDLSDGFKVKRSIYTGKAFVWMTLNSDKKIVTIKKNAVEIREGGSEATIEKLDVQIDSSDFEAKITKTDKAEGDILLPEADIVVSGGRGLKGPENWGIIEDLAKALGAATGCSKPVSDMNWRPHHEHVGQTGIKVSPTLYIAVGISGAIQHLAGVNSSKHIVVINKDPEAPFFKAADYGIVGDAFEIVPKLTEAIKAS, via the coding sequence ATGTCAATATTAGTATTTGTAGAAAGTGCTGATGGAGAAATAAAGAATACTTCAAAAGAAGCTGTATCATATGCTGCTGCACTGGCAGAAAAATCAGGTGAAAATGAAGTTATTGCTCTCTCCATAGGTACCACTGTATCCGAAAACTCGCTGTCAGCTTTGGGCAAATATGGTGCAGCTAAAGTGCTTCATGTACCCCTGGAAGAGCTCAATCAGGGTATTATTCAGGCTTATGCTTCGGTCATTAACCAGGCAATAGAAAAAACGGGAGCCAAGTATCTTATATTGGCTAAGTCATCTTTAGGCGATCCAGTGGCTGCCCGTGTAGCGATCAAAGCTAATGCTGAACTGGCACCCAATGTGGTAGAATTACCTGATCTTTCTGATGGATTCAAAGTAAAGCGTAGCATCTATACCGGCAAAGCTTTTGTCTGGATGACACTGAATTCGGATAAAAAGATTGTTACAATCAAGAAAAACGCAGTTGAAATTCGTGAAGGGGGTAGCGAAGCCACCATAGAAAAGCTGGATGTTCAGATAGACAGCTCCGATTTTGAGGCCAAAATCACCAAAACAGACAAGGCTGAAGGCGATATATTGTTACCTGAAGCTGATATTGTAGTTTCCGGAGGGAGAGGTTTGAAAGGCCCGGAAAACTGGGGCATCATAGAGGATCTCGCCAAAGCGCTCGGGGCAGCTACAGGCTGTAGCAAACCGGTATCAGACATGAACTGGCGCCCGCATCATGAGCACGTTGGCCAGACTGGAATTAAAGTAAGTCCTACCCTCTACATAGCAGTAGGGATATCGGGAGCAATTCAACACCTTGCCGGTGTCAATTCATCTAAACATATTGTAGTTATCAATAAAGATCCTGAAGCTCCTTTTTTCAAGGCTGCTGACTATGGTATTGTAGGTGATGCTTTTGAAATAGTACCAAAATTAACCGAAGCCATCAAGGCTTCTTAA
- a CDS encoding tetratricopeptide repeat protein: MSQARLQQLFGFLEEDPHDPFTLYAIALEYQKLHDEKARHYFEKLLLEHPDYVATYYHAARFYLDLGLKEKAEQTYQLGIEKAKSQQNMLTLRELQNAYNQYLFEEED, from the coding sequence ATGTCTCAGGCTCGTTTACAACAACTTTTTGGCTTTTTAGAAGAAGATCCTCATGATCCTTTTACACTTTATGCCATTGCATTGGAATACCAGAAACTGCATGATGAAAAAGCACGCCATTATTTTGAGAAACTATTGCTTGAGCATCCCGATTATGTAGCCACTTATTATCATGCAGCCCGGTTTTATCTTGATCTGGGTCTGAAAGAGAAAGCAGAGCAAACCTACCAATTGGGGATAGAGAAAGCCAAAAGCCAGCAAAACATGCTGACCCTTAGGGAACTACAAAATGCTTACAATCAATATCTGTTTGAAGAAGAAGATTGA
- a CDS encoding bifunctional nuclease family protein, with protein sequence MDKIELEILGLSSSQSQSGSFALVLGETTGNRRLPIIIGMFEAQAIAIEIEKIAPNRPMTHDLFKSFAHSFNFTVEEIVISDLKEGVFFAKIVCSNNGRNVEIDARPSDAIAIGLRFSVPIYTFETVLSEAGIVLTDEEGEREGQPEPAEEKGSSSNKPFKEQLKDLSSDRLQTLLDETLKNEDYEKAAQIRDEMNRRN encoded by the coding sequence GTGGATAAAATAGAGTTAGAAATCTTAGGGCTTTCCTCTAGTCAGTCTCAGTCTGGATCTTTTGCCCTGGTGTTAGGGGAAACAACAGGAAATCGCAGATTGCCAATTATCATTGGTATGTTTGAAGCACAAGCCATTGCCATAGAAATTGAAAAGATTGCGCCCAACAGGCCAATGACACATGACCTTTTTAAATCTTTTGCGCATAGTTTCAATTTTACTGTTGAAGAAATAGTCATATCCGACTTAAAAGAGGGTGTATTCTTTGCTAAAATTGTCTGTAGTAACAATGGGAGAAATGTTGAAATTGACGCCCGTCCTTCCGATGCTATCGCAATAGGCTTACGATTTAGCGTGCCTATCTATACTTTTGAGACTGTGCTCTCAGAGGCTGGCATAGTGTTGACTGATGAAGAAGGAGAAAGAGAAGGACAGCCTGAACCTGCTGAAGAGAAAGGATCTTCCAGTAATAAGCCTTTCAAAGAACAATTGAAAGATTTATCCTCCGATCGCTTACAAACTTTGTTGGATGAGACACTTAAAAATGAGGATTATGAAAAGGCCGCCCAAATAAGAGACGAAATGAACCGGAGAAATTAA
- a CDS encoding phage holin family protein, protein MRNSDQTPVERLFQHIKEYIAAQRDLLLTIAAKKGGDVIYGIVLAIVLFFLACYFLMIFSIGIAYGIGVLIGSIFWGFMIVALLYLLMAVLIWVLRDKLLRTPIFKIFFKLANTDKEEAHEQE, encoded by the coding sequence TTGAGAAATTCAGATCAAACTCCAGTAGAGCGCCTTTTTCAACATATCAAAGAATACATCGCAGCTCAGCGTGACTTACTGCTTACCATTGCTGCAAAAAAAGGAGGAGATGTTATATATGGTATTGTACTGGCTATAGTTCTATTCTTCCTCGCCTGCTATTTCCTTATGATATTCAGTATAGGCATTGCTTATGGGATAGGGGTTTTGATAGGAAGTATTTTCTGGGGCTTTATGATCGTAGCGCTGTTGTACCTATTGATGGCAGTGCTCATCTGGGTACTGCGAGATAAGCTATTGAGGACACCCATCTTTAAGATTTTTTTCAAATTAGCAAATACCGATAAAGAAGAAGCACATGAGCAAGAGTAG